A region of Toxorhynchites rutilus septentrionalis strain SRP chromosome 1, ASM2978413v1, whole genome shotgun sequence DNA encodes the following proteins:
- the LOC129761806 gene encoding uncharacterized protein LOC129761806: MNINNLPIEILERIFLNLPLSDRKNVSIVCQRWSHAAFSWPCLGGVDLSINSSVCTDQALSTIASSQRGYRNVRFRIDQPVFGACQEQALVRILHKHRHSLERLLFIWAVEGQVFDVETFFRIARYIPLLKELCIEDCMNSSTEDGLLQGIPIESFKCVEKIVVPSCLMNNTHFDLAKLAPHANHVCVEFTGRHPWEAIQRLSQQLLSLRIAIATAYSFRPLWESKPTRLQKLSLSRNCSELMESSGIKFEEACNFFPSCGGLTVLELNFHVPNRLLEIITVCCPRLKTLLVCDIYDGWQLLRTLQRLENLTYLTIQETTFDAKHPNDASLRLSALEYIKLESIGLDNDLEFFNRLAQYIPNLNGLQFSNYGKFNDAQYNASVLKSLFCARFSNLELLILDDFSCVFPSHMLDHLNNQPRLKELGLRFCDISPWSRTITIPSVRKMALEIPLTANRERNLKNVFPSLTQTVYAIESLSERISPSEFYNPTNKRIGLRSTSTDDFREHF, from the exons ATGAACATAAATAATCTGCCGATCGAG ATATTGGAGCGAATTTTCCTCAACCTTCCACTGAGTGATCGTAAGAATGTCAGCATCGTGTGCCAACGCTGGTCACACGCTGCCTTCTCGTGGCCTTGCCTGGGAGGAGTCGATCTTAGCATCAACAGCTCGGTTTGTACCGATCAGGCGCTTTCTACGATAGCGTCCAGCCAACGTGGCTATAGAAATGTTCGCTTTCGGATCGATCAACCTGTCTTCGGGGCGTGCCAAGAGCAAGCCTTGGTGCGAATTTTGCACAAACATCGCCATTCGTTGGAGCGATTACTTTTCATTTGGGCTGTGGAAGGACAGGTGTTCGATGTGGAGACGTTTTTCAGAATTGCAAGATACATTCCTTTGTTGAAGGAACTCTGTATAGAAGATTGCATGAACTCGTCAACTGAAGACGGCTTGCTACAAGGAATTCCGATCGAATCATTTAAGTGTGTGGAAAAGATCGTCGTTCCCAGCTGTCTCATGAACAATACGCACTTCGATTTGGCCAAGTTAGCACCTCATGCAAACCATGTTTGCGTCGAGTTCACCGGGAGGCATCCCTGGGAAGCAATCCAACGGTTGAGTCAACAGCTGCTGAGTCTACGCATCGCGATAGCGACTGCCTACAGCTTCCGGCCGCTGTGGGAGTCGAAGCCAACTCGGCTGCAGAAGTTGAGTTTGTCGCGGAACTGTAGTGAGCTGATGGAATCGAGTGGAATCAAATTTGAGGAGGCGTGCAATTTTTTCCCCTCTTGTGGTGGCTTGACCGTATTGGAACTGAACTTTCACGTTCCCAACAGATTGCTTGAGATTATAACCGTTTGTTGTCCTCGATTGAAAACATTGCTGGTGTGTGATATTTACGACGGTTGGCAGCTATTGCGAACGCTACAGCGACTAGAGAATTTGACGTATTTAACAATACAGGAGACCACTTTCGACGCCAAACACCCGAACGACGCCTCATTGAGACTGTCAGCGTTAGAATATATTAAGCTTGAATCTATAGGTCTTGACAATGATTTGGAATTCTTCAATCGTTTGGCACAGTACATACCAAACCTGAATGGCTTGCAATTTTCCAACTATGGTAAATTCAACGACGCTCAATACAATGCAAGCGTTTTGAAGTCGTTATTTTGCGCCAGATTTTCGAACCTGGAACTTCTGATCCTGGATGACTTC AGCTGTGTATTCCCATCGCACATGCTCGACCACTTAAACAACCAACCACGCTTAAAGGAACTGGGACTAAGGTTTTGTGATATTTCACCGTGGAGTCGCACCATAACCATACCTTCTGTGCGGAAGATGGCATTAGAGATACCG CTAACCGCCAATCGGGAACGAAACCTGAAAAACGTGTTCCCGTCGCTTACCCAAACAGTTTATGCTATCGAGAGCTTAAGCGAACGGATTTCACCAAGTGAGTTTTACAATCCCACGAACAAACGAATCGGATTGAGGTCTACTTCGACTGATGATTTTAGAGAACACTTTTGA
- the LOC129761807 gene encoding AN1-type zinc finger protein 2A, translating to MEFPNLGKHCSDKFCHKLDFLPMKCDACGEIFCSEHFSYQTHSCPSAFKKDVQVPICPLCGEPIPTPRDVPPDVTVGAHIDQYCRSEKKKIYTNHCTYKNCKKKELIPVSCAICKQNFCLRHRHTTDHECKGTISSQRHLAEQAAIQRQRPSATNNTNSSRNASDNLLATVQGNMSEDEALARALALSLQQEEDETTRAAARDNNGENGRNANRSGIPVGGNNAKDKCRLS from the exons ATGGAATTTCCAAATCTGGGCAAACATTGTTCGGATAAATTCTGCCATAAACTCG ATTTCTTGCCAATGAAATGTGATGCTTGTGGCGAAATATTTTG CTCTGAACATTTTAGCTACCAGACACATTCCTGCCCATCAGCCTTTAAGAAAGAtgttcaagttccaatatgCCCGCTCTGTGGAGAGCCAATTCCCACTCCACGGGATGTCCCACCCGATGTGACGGTCGGAGCCCATATCGATCAGTACTGTCGCTCGGAGAAGAAAAAGATTTACACCAATCATTGCacgtacaaaaattgtaaaaagAAGGAACTCATCCCGGTTTCGTGTGCGATTTGTAAGCAAAACTTCTGCCTCCGGCATCGTCACACGACCGATCACGAGTGTAAGGGAACGATCTCATCACAGCGTCACCTAGCTGAACAAGCAGCGATTCAGAGACAGCGACCGAGTGCGACCAATAATACTAATTCGTCGCGGAATGCTAGCGACAACCTCCTGGCTACGGTTCAGGGTAATATGTCCGAAGACGAAGCACTGGCAAGAGCTTTGGCGCTATCGCTACAACAAGAAGAAGACGAGACGACAAGGGCGGCAGCCCGCGACAACAACGGGGAGAACGGAAGAAACGCAAACCGGAGTGGCATACCCGTGGGAGGAAATAACGCCAAGGACAAATGCAGATTATCGTGA